In Anas acuta chromosome 5, bAnaAcu1.1, whole genome shotgun sequence, a single window of DNA contains:
- the DDB2 gene encoding DNA damage-binding protein 2 isoform X2 yields the protein MAPVNQPKDKKHERAHEYWSEEAKSSGKRKLDCKELENEPLARKLFLKKTSKPLEKIGRSGGGSVTRNTRALFHQLERQCSIVHYVYQNKLGGSIRAQLRQCLQLPFLRSLTSYRLFRTASPFDRRVTCLEWHPTHPSTVAVGSKGGDIILWDYEVLTKTCFIKGMGAGGAITGMKFNPFNPSQLYTSSVAGTTTLQDFNGNTFRVFTISEDWDCWYCSVDVSASCRAVVTGDNLGNVVLLSTSGEEIWKLKLHKKKVSHVEFNSRCEWLLATASVDQTVKIWDLRNIKDKTNFLHVLPHDKPVNAAYFSPTDGAKLLTTDQRNEIRVYSCSDWTKPQHLIPHPHRQFQHLTPIKATWHPRYDLIVAGRYPDPKFPGYTVNELRTVDIFDGNTGEMVCQLHDPNASGIISLNKFNPMGDTLASGMGFNILIWSREEMVMKKQEHLLKAMTEQGIGSRSLSRRGGQRQANPGTSKLKAKLLSWDVEEMRTKSKDSKSQARKRKGKDLEN from the exons ATGGCTCCAGTAAATCAGCCAAAGGACAAGAAGCATGAGAGGGCGCATGAGTATTGGTCAGAAGAGGCAAAATCGTCTGGGAAAAGGAAACTGGACTGCAAGGAACTAGAGAACGAACCACTAGCAAggaaattgtttctgaaaaaaacatccaaaCCCCTAGAGAAAATCG GTCGGAGTGGAGGTGGGTCTGTGACGAGAAACACCAGAGCCCTTTTCCATCAGCTGGAGCGGCAGTGCAGCATTGTTCATTATGTCTACCAGAACAAGCTGGGAGGCTCCATCCGGGCGCAGCTCAGGCAG TGTCTACAGCTGCCCTTTCTGCGTTCTCTGACCTCATACCGCCTCTTTCGAACAGCAAGTCCCTTTGACAGGAGAGTGACATGCCTGGAGTGGCATCCAACACACCCAAGTACTGTGGCTGTTGGTTCCAAAGGTGGAGACATCATTCTGTGGGACTATGAAGTACTTACTAAAACCTGCTTTATAAAAGGG ATGGGAGCTGGAGGGGCCATCACAGGAATGAAGTTTAACCCTTTTAACCCTAGCCAGCTGTACACTTCGTCAGTTGCCGGCACTACCACCCTGCAGGATTTTAATGGCAATACTTTCCGGGTCTTCACCATCTCCGAGGACTGGGA TTGCTGGTACTGCAGTGTTGATGTTTCTGCAAGCTGCCGCGCTGTGGTGACAGGAGATAATTTGGGCAACGTGGTTCTGCTCAGCACTTCTGGTGAAGAG ATTTGGAAGCTGAAATTGCACAAGAAGAAAGTATCTCATGTGGAGTTTAACTCTAGATGTGAGTGGCTGTTGGCCACAGCATCTGTGGATCAGACAGTCAAAATCTGGGACCTCAGAAACATCAAAGACAAAACTAATTTTCTTCATGTGCTTCCTCATGATAAACCTGTCAATGCAG CTTACTTCAGCCCAACGGATGGTGCCAAGCTGCTGACTACAGACCAGCGCAACGAAATCAGGGTTTACTCTTGTTCAGACTGGACCAAACCACAGCATCTGATCCCACACCCACATCGGCAGTTCCAGCACCTCACACCTATTAAG GCGACGTGGCATCCTCGCTATGACCTCATTGTAGCGGGTCGCTACCCAGACCCGAAGTTCCCAGGGTACACGGTGAACGAGCTACGGACTGTTGATATATTCGATGGGAACACCGGGGAGATGGTTTGTCAGCTCCACGACCCAAACGCGTCTGGTATCATCTCG ctcAATAAATTTAACCCTATGGGAGACACACTGGCCTCTGGCATGG GCTTTAATATTCTGATCTGGAGCCGGGAGGAGATGGTGATGAAGAAGCAAGAACATCTTCTGAAAGCCATGACAGAACAGGGGATCGGAAGCCGGAGTTTGTCCAGACGTGGAGGGCAGAGACAGGCAAACCCAGGGACAAGCAAACTGAAAGCTAAATTACTGTCTTGGGATGTGGAAGAGAtgagaacaaaaagcaaagattcTAAATCACAGGCAAGGAAGCGAAAAGGGAAGGATCTAGAAAACTGA
- the DDB2 gene encoding DNA damage-binding protein 2 isoform X1 gives MAPVNQPKDKKHERAHEYWSEEAKSSGKRKLDCKELENEPLARKLFLKKTSKPLEKIGRSGGGSVTRNTRALFHQLERQCSIVHYVYQNKLGGSIRAQLRQCLQLPFLRSLTSYRLFRTASPFDRRVTCLEWHPTHPSTVAVGSKGGDIILWDYEVLTKTCFIKGKGPGDSLGDIKFSPYEAVKLYVASGDGTLSLQDLESRAVQVISRAPDCGHELHNVCCWYCSVDVSASCRAVVTGDNLGNVVLLSTSGEEIWKLKLHKKKVSHVEFNSRCEWLLATASVDQTVKIWDLRNIKDKTNFLHVLPHDKPVNAAYFSPTDGAKLLTTDQRNEIRVYSCSDWTKPQHLIPHPHRQFQHLTPIKATWHPRYDLIVAGRYPDPKFPGYTVNELRTVDIFDGNTGEMVCQLHDPNASGIISLNKFNPMGDTLASGMGFNILIWSREEMVMKKQEHLLKAMTEQGIGSRSLSRRGGQRQANPGTSKLKAKLLSWDVEEMRTKSKDSKSQARKRKGKDLEN, from the exons ATGGCTCCAGTAAATCAGCCAAAGGACAAGAAGCATGAGAGGGCGCATGAGTATTGGTCAGAAGAGGCAAAATCGTCTGGGAAAAGGAAACTGGACTGCAAGGAACTAGAGAACGAACCACTAGCAAggaaattgtttctgaaaaaaacatccaaaCCCCTAGAGAAAATCG GTCGGAGTGGAGGTGGGTCTGTGACGAGAAACACCAGAGCCCTTTTCCATCAGCTGGAGCGGCAGTGCAGCATTGTTCATTATGTCTACCAGAACAAGCTGGGAGGCTCCATCCGGGCGCAGCTCAGGCAG TGTCTACAGCTGCCCTTTCTGCGTTCTCTGACCTCATACCGCCTCTTTCGAACAGCAAGTCCCTTTGACAGGAGAGTGACATGCCTGGAGTGGCATCCAACACACCCAAGTACTGTGGCTGTTGGTTCCAAAGGTGGAGACATCATTCTGTGGGACTATGAAGTACTTACTAAAACCTGCTTTATAAAAGGG AAAGGGCCAGGAGATTCTCTTGGAGACATCAAGTTCAGTCCTTATGAGGCAGTGAAGCTTTATGTGGCATCAGGGGATGGCACCCTAAGCCTGCAGGACCTTGAGAGCAGAGCGGTGCAGGTGATCTCCCGTGCCCCGGACTGTGGCCATGAGCTCCATAACGTTTG TTGCTGGTACTGCAGTGTTGATGTTTCTGCAAGCTGCCGCGCTGTGGTGACAGGAGATAATTTGGGCAACGTGGTTCTGCTCAGCACTTCTGGTGAAGAG ATTTGGAAGCTGAAATTGCACAAGAAGAAAGTATCTCATGTGGAGTTTAACTCTAGATGTGAGTGGCTGTTGGCCACAGCATCTGTGGATCAGACAGTCAAAATCTGGGACCTCAGAAACATCAAAGACAAAACTAATTTTCTTCATGTGCTTCCTCATGATAAACCTGTCAATGCAG CTTACTTCAGCCCAACGGATGGTGCCAAGCTGCTGACTACAGACCAGCGCAACGAAATCAGGGTTTACTCTTGTTCAGACTGGACCAAACCACAGCATCTGATCCCACACCCACATCGGCAGTTCCAGCACCTCACACCTATTAAG GCGACGTGGCATCCTCGCTATGACCTCATTGTAGCGGGTCGCTACCCAGACCCGAAGTTCCCAGGGTACACGGTGAACGAGCTACGGACTGTTGATATATTCGATGGGAACACCGGGGAGATGGTTTGTCAGCTCCACGACCCAAACGCGTCTGGTATCATCTCG ctcAATAAATTTAACCCTATGGGAGACACACTGGCCTCTGGCATGG GCTTTAATATTCTGATCTGGAGCCGGGAGGAGATGGTGATGAAGAAGCAAGAACATCTTCTGAAAGCCATGACAGAACAGGGGATCGGAAGCCGGAGTTTGTCCAGACGTGGAGGGCAGAGACAGGCAAACCCAGGGACAAGCAAACTGAAAGCTAAATTACTGTCTTGGGATGTGGAAGAGAtgagaacaaaaagcaaagattcTAAATCACAGGCAAGGAAGCGAAAAGGGAAGGATCTAGAAAACTGA
- the LOC137857386 gene encoding ciliary microtubule associated protein 1A-like, whose amino-acid sequence MDGAFVGTWRPHRPRGPIMAQFTSPGPKYSIPGATGFVGHSPIKNRAPAYTCRGTKPPVTGGCGPGPRYFVEPDITRTGKYVPPGAHIRGLPKINTEVTPGPSDYHTETSNKHVFKCPPVQSMAFRHEAFRADRPPGPGTYTLPRLMGPNTAYTTASPCYSMKWKSKHDRFDADLSKTPGPAAFPKIEVDTYKRRAPIYTMGAQTRIGGDRTVKPGPADYHTGRVTLIKPQAPETTFGIRHSIYTTPLIVE is encoded by the exons ATGGACGGAGCCTTTGTGGGGACGTGGAGACCTCACCGCCCCCGCGGCCCGATCATGGCCCAGTTCACCAGCCCTGGGCCCAAGTACTCCATCCCAGGGGCAACAG GTTTCGTGGGCCACAGTCCCATCAAAAACCGAGCCCCTGCATACACTTGCAGAGGGACCAAGCCACCCGTGACCGGCGGCTGCGGTCCTGGTCCCCGCTACTTCGTGGAGCCTGACATCACCAGGACGGGGAAGTACGTGCCTCCAGGCGCCCACATCCGGGGACTTCCCAAAATAAACACTGAGGTCACACCTGGACCAA GCGATTACCACACGGAAACATCCAACAAGCACGTCTTTAAATGTCCACCCGTGCAGTCCATGGCCTTCCGGCACGAGGCCTTCCGAGCAGACCGACCTCCAG GCCCTGGCACCTACACCTTACCCAGGCTGATGGGACCTAACACAGCCTATACAACCGCCAGCCCGTGCTACTCTATGAAGTGGAAGAGCAAGCACGATCGCTTCGATGCAGACCTCTCCAAG ACTCCCGGTCCCGCCGCATTCCCAAAGATTGAGGTGGATACCTACAAAAGAAGGGCACCCATCTACACCATGGGAGCCCAAACCAGAATTGGAGGGGACAGAACCGTCAAGCCTGGGCCCGCAGACTACCACACTGGAAGG GTGACACTGATCAAGCCCCAGGCACCTGAAACCACTTTTGGAATCCGTCACTCCATCTATACAACTCCACTCATagtggaataa